From Roseovarius sp. EL26, the proteins below share one genomic window:
- a CDS encoding sulfotransferase family 2 domain-containing protein — protein sequence MSGKYDYFVVFAEMRTGSNLLESHLNSLAEIECHGEAFNPHFIGYPKRDDLLGMTLNERDKAPKKLLDVMKNQPGVLAGFRFFNDHDPRVLEQCLDDPRCAKIVLTRNPLDSYVSLKIARATGQWKLTNVKRRKDELAAFEVAEFEQYLGLIQTFQQRLLNSLQITGQSAFYLSYEDLQDLDVINGLAQFLGVPDRLEKFDGSLKKQNPSPLREKVANYDEMKQALSKLDYFGLSRIPNFEPRRGPAVPSFITGVNAPLLYMPVRSGVEKQVRHWLAALDGADPDALPTGMNQKQLRQWKTAHVGHRSFTVLRHPVARAHAVFCSKILSVQPGAFSEIRKKLRNFYKLPIPGRIPHDDYHLDGHRAAFKAFLEFLKANLSGQTNIRVDPHWATQNAVLQGMSNFAFPDKVYREDELETELPALSEALGYGRQAFVSRSEPDTPYGLAAIYDAEIESLVNTIYQRDYVMFGFDRWK from the coding sequence ATGTCCGGTAAGTATGATTATTTCGTAGTTTTTGCAGAAATGCGAACGGGATCAAACCTGCTCGAAAGTCACCTAAATTCTCTGGCAGAGATTGAATGTCATGGCGAGGCGTTCAACCCACATTTCATCGGCTATCCAAAGCGCGATGATCTACTGGGGATGACCTTGAATGAACGCGATAAGGCGCCCAAGAAATTATTGGATGTGATGAAAAATCAGCCTGGGGTTCTGGCCGGGTTTCGGTTTTTCAATGACCACGATCCAAGGGTTTTGGAGCAGTGCCTTGATGATCCGCGTTGTGCCAAAATTGTTCTGACCCGTAATCCGTTAGACAGTTATGTGTCACTCAAAATTGCGCGGGCAACTGGGCAATGGAAGCTAACGAATGTCAAACGACGCAAAGATGAACTAGCAGCATTCGAAGTTGCGGAGTTTGAACAGTATCTGGGCCTGATACAGACTTTTCAGCAACGGTTGCTCAACAGTCTTCAGATCACGGGGCAAAGCGCGTTTTATCTCTCTTATGAAGATTTGCAGGATCTGGACGTTATCAATGGGCTGGCGCAGTTTTTGGGGGTGCCGGATCGTTTGGAAAAATTTGATGGATCGCTCAAAAAACAAAATCCTAGCCCGTTGCGTGAAAAAGTCGCGAATTACGACGAGATGAAGCAAGCTTTAAGCAAGCTGGACTATTTTGGTTTGAGCCGAATACCAAATTTTGAACCACGGCGCGGACCTGCTGTGCCATCGTTCATCACCGGAGTTAATGCTCCGTTGTTATATATGCCTGTGCGGTCCGGGGTCGAGAAACAAGTGCGCCATTGGCTGGCGGCGTTGGATGGGGCTGATCCTGATGCTCTGCCAACAGGGATGAACCAAAAGCAGCTTCGCCAGTGGAAGACGGCGCATGTCGGTCATCGAAGCTTTACAGTCTTGCGACACCCTGTTGCACGGGCGCATGCTGTATTTTGCTCAAAGATCCTCTCAGTTCAGCCTGGCGCGTTCAGTGAGATTAGAAAAAAGTTGCGCAATTTTTACAAACTGCCAATCCCGGGCAGAATTCCGCATGATGACTATCATCTCGATGGCCACAGAGCAGCATTCAAGGCATTTCTTGAATTTCTCAAGGCGAATTTGTCTGGGCAAACTAATATTAGGGTCGATCCGCATTGGGCGACGCAGAATGCTGTGTTGCAGGGTATGTCCAACTTTGCCTTTCCGGATAAGGTTTATCGGGAAGATGAGCTGGAAACCGAACTTCCTGCTTTGTCAGAGGCTCTTGGTTATGGGCGTCAGGCTTTTGTATCCCGAAGCGAGCCGGATACACCTTATGGTCTAGCTGCGATCTATGACGCCGAAATTGAGTCGCTGGTCAATACAATTTACCAGCGGGACTACGTGATGTTTGGATTTGATCGCTGGAAGTGA
- a CDS encoding PTS sugar transporter subunit IIA, producing the protein MDIETILKPEAVRVLSSASSKKRLLHELGGIADSVYGVPQSTAIDALLERESLGPTGVGKGVALPHARLHGLDHVVGALVLLEKPIDFDAVDRQPVDLAFALYAPHNAGVEHLKALALISRTLRNGAVCAKLRANLDPATLYTIITEAQTAQAA; encoded by the coding sequence ATGGATATAGAAACGATCCTGAAACCCGAAGCTGTTCGGGTTCTATCTTCGGCTTCCAGTAAGAAGCGCTTGCTGCATGAGCTCGGGGGCATCGCCGATAGCGTATATGGCGTGCCCCAATCAACAGCAATAGACGCGCTGTTAGAGCGAGAAAGCCTTGGGCCAACTGGAGTTGGCAAAGGTGTTGCGCTGCCGCACGCTCGACTACACGGCCTTGATCATGTTGTTGGCGCATTGGTCTTGTTGGAAAAGCCGATCGATTTTGATGCGGTTGACCGCCAACCTGTTGATCTGGCATTCGCGCTGTATGCGCCGCACAATGCTGGTGTTGAGCACCTCAAGGCTCTTGCCCTGATTTCTCGCACTCTGCGCAATGGTGCTGTGTGTGCTAAACTGCGAGCCAATCTGGATCCGGCGACCCTGTACACAATCATCACCGAAGCACAGACCGCACAGGCTGCCTAA
- the raiA gene encoding ribosome-associated translation inhibitor RaiA, with protein sequence MRYQISGKQIDIGDALQVHVKQELGSIVQKYAERPTDAHVIFSKSASEFVCETIVHLSTGLTTQAKAHAHDIYAAFDKCCDKMEKQLRRYKRRLKDHHRDREEPVAHYGASSYILASESEGQETEPDSLKPIIVAEMETKIPSLSVGEAVMQMELAGAPVLIFRNEGKDGLNVVYRREDGNIGWIDP encoded by the coding sequence ATGCGCTATCAAATCAGTGGAAAACAGATCGATATCGGTGACGCACTGCAAGTCCATGTGAAGCAGGAACTTGGTTCCATCGTTCAGAAGTATGCCGAACGCCCGACCGACGCACATGTGATTTTCTCCAAAAGCGCCAGCGAATTTGTCTGTGAAACCATTGTTCACCTGTCAACCGGGCTAACAACACAGGCCAAAGCCCACGCGCATGACATCTATGCAGCATTTGATAAATGCTGTGATAAAATGGAGAAGCAGCTTAGACGCTACAAACGTCGCTTGAAGGACCACCATCGTGATCGCGAAGAACCCGTTGCACATTACGGCGCTTCCTCTTATATCCTCGCTTCTGAAAGCGAAGGACAAGAAACAGAGCCTGACAGCCTGAAGCCGATCATCGTCGCAGAGATGGAAACCAAAATCCCATCCCTATCCGTCGGCGAAGCGGTGATGCAGATGGAGCTGGCCGGAGCCCCGGTTCTAATTTTTCGCAACGAAGGAAAAGATGGGCTGAACGTCGTGTATCGCCGAGAAGACGGCAATATAGGATGGATCGACCCATAA
- the lptB gene encoding LPS export ABC transporter ATP-binding protein — protein MTQPDLQVAHTNEGLIVENLRKSYRKRVVIRSVSLSLQQGEVVALLGPNGSGKTTTFYAIAGLVNPEGGHVLIDGEDVTNLPMYRRAKMGIGYLPQEMSIFRGMSVEDNITAILDISVRDRHKRRERLEELLSEFSVEHLRRAPALALSGGERRRVEIARCLAANPRYLLLDEPFAGVDPISVGDIRHLVADLKKRGIGVLITDHNVRETLEIVDRAYILHDGQVLMSGSPDEVVENENVRRVYLGDNFRIS, from the coding sequence ATGACGCAGCCTGATCTGCAAGTTGCTCATACCAACGAGGGTCTAATCGTCGAAAACCTTCGCAAAAGCTATCGCAAGCGCGTGGTTATTCGCAGCGTATCGCTTAGCCTGCAGCAAGGGGAAGTTGTCGCGCTTTTGGGGCCGAACGGATCCGGAAAAACGACAACATTCTATGCTATTGCAGGCCTAGTGAACCCAGAAGGCGGCCATGTCTTGATTGACGGAGAAGACGTCACAAACCTGCCGATGTACCGCCGCGCCAAGATGGGAATCGGCTACCTTCCGCAGGAGATGTCAATTTTCCGCGGCATGTCGGTTGAGGATAATATCACCGCAATTTTGGATATCTCGGTTAGAGACCGGCACAAACGCCGCGAGCGGCTGGAAGAATTGTTGTCGGAGTTTTCTGTCGAACACCTGCGCCGCGCTCCAGCCCTTGCCCTGTCAGGCGGAGAACGCAGGCGGGTTGAAATTGCGCGCTGCCTGGCGGCAAATCCTCGCTATCTTTTGTTAGATGAACCATTTGCCGGTGTAGATCCGATCTCTGTCGGGGATATCCGCCATCTGGTCGCCGATCTAAAAAAGCGTGGCATTGGCGTATTGATCACCGATCACAATGTCCGTGAAACACTGGAAATAGTTGATCGCGCTTATATTTTGCATGACGGTCAAGTACTAATGTCTGGCAGTCCTGACGAAGTTGTCGAAAACGAAAATGTACGCCGGGTCTACCTGGGTGACAATTTCCGCATCTCTTGA
- the lptA gene encoding lipopolysaccharide transport periplasmic protein LptA — MFRHLQTILAGLVILTAGAAWAQSGQIAFGSEPHDNSQPVEVTSDNLDVDQTEGTAVFTGDVVVIQGEMRLSAPRVLVVYTEDRTGIERLEATGGNVILVNGPDVAEGERADYDVQTGLMDMQGNVILVQESGNTVTGDKLHVDTAAGTARMNGRVKTILLPSEEGN, encoded by the coding sequence GTGTTCAGGCATCTGCAAACCATCTTGGCAGGACTAGTGATTTTAACAGCAGGTGCGGCATGGGCGCAAAGCGGCCAGATCGCCTTTGGATCCGAGCCGCATGACAACAGCCAACCCGTTGAAGTGACCTCTGACAATCTGGATGTTGACCAGACCGAAGGAACAGCTGTTTTCACCGGGGACGTGGTCGTCATTCAGGGAGAGATGCGCCTGTCTGCGCCGCGTGTTCTGGTCGTCTACACCGAAGACCGTACAGGTATCGAACGGCTTGAAGCCACAGGCGGTAATGTCATCTTGGTCAATGGCCCAGATGTGGCCGAAGGCGAGCGCGCTGATTATGATGTTCAGACCGGGCTGATGGACATGCAAGGTAATGTCATCTTGGTGCAAGAAAGCGGCAACACCGTAACTGGTGACAAGTTGCATGTCGACACCGCCGCCGGAACAGCCCGAATGAACGGACGTGTAAAAACGATTCTTCTGCCCTCCGAAGAGGGGAATTGA
- the lptC gene encoding LPS export ABC transporter periplasmic protein LptC, with the protein MAQKNNFHSQLVAWMKIILPLIALGLLSTVFLLSEKIDPTKAIPFSKIDLEKRAQDLGATNPSFSGLMNEGHEMAVQAVTALPDKNDAQKIFADTVTAQIVLTSGEVIDIVSDTADLHQANDTAALMGNVNITTADGYRVVTDWLNTRTDTLYADTPGTVTSTGPLGDLEAGRMILTSDPITGDAHLHFTDGVTVVYQPQSSKE; encoded by the coding sequence ATGGCACAAAAGAACAACTTTCACTCGCAGCTCGTGGCTTGGATGAAAATCATCCTGCCACTGATCGCGCTTGGCCTGTTGTCTACTGTGTTTCTACTCTCGGAAAAAATTGACCCAACCAAAGCCATTCCCTTTTCCAAGATTGACCTTGAAAAACGCGCTCAGGATCTGGGGGCGACCAATCCATCATTTTCAGGCCTTATGAACGAGGGGCATGAAATGGCGGTTCAGGCCGTAACCGCCCTGCCCGACAAAAACGATGCGCAGAAAATATTTGCCGACACCGTCACCGCACAAATCGTCCTGACCTCAGGTGAGGTCATAGATATCGTTTCGGATACAGCTGATCTGCATCAGGCAAACGATACAGCCGCGCTGATGGGGAACGTGAATATCACAACCGCAGACGGTTATCGCGTTGTAACCGATTGGCTGAACACCAGAACCGATACGCTCTATGCCGACACTCCCGGTACGGTAACCAGCACCGGCCCTTTGGGTGATCTTGAGGCTGGGCGCATGATTTTAACCTCGGATCCGATCACCGGTGACGCACATTTACATTTCACCGACGGCGTGACGGTGGTATACCAGCCGCAAAGCAGTAAGGAATAA